The genomic window TAAGCACAGCAAAAGACAATGGCGGAATTGAAGGTGTAACCTATCCTCTTTTAGCTGATTCTAACAGAAACTTAGCGTCAACTCTTGGTATTTTAGACATCTCTAACGAAACTTACAATGAAGAAACAGGTGTTGTAACTGTTGATGGCGATAACGTTACTTACAGAGCTACTTACATCATCGATGAAGAAGGTACTGTACAACACGAAAGTATCAATAACATGCCACTTGGTAGAAATGTAAATGAGTACTTAAGAATCATTGATGCTTTAACACACGTACAAGAAAAAGGTGAGGTTTGTCCTGCAAACTGGGAAGAAGGTAAAGATGCTATGCAAGCTAATGCCCAAGGTACAAGAG from Winogradskyella sp. MH6 includes these protein-coding regions:
- a CDS encoding peroxiredoxin, translated to MAFVGKQFPDLNVNAMNEMGDTFKLNVLEEAKNNNKKVVLFWYPKDFTFVCPTELHAFQAALGEFEKRNTIVIGASCDTAEVHFAWLSTAKDNGGIEGVTYPLLADSNRNLASTLGILDISNETYNEETGVVTVDGDNVTYRATYIIDEEGTVQHESINNMPLGRNVNEYLRIIDALTHVQEKGEVCPANWEEGKDAMQANAQGTREYLKAHLN